Proteins encoded together in one Chitinophaga lutea window:
- a CDS encoding CHRD domain-containing protein gives MKNKQIIAISTLAVTGLLSFSCNKNDDPNPDIIWSIPLSTKFENPTPANRTETGLLTMQLFSNNVLKYSFRVENLASGDQLTMAHFHTGNPVVNGPVILPFPAFTGTSASGEITIRASLADSLKDSKNDIYFNVHSTQFPGGLVRGTVNSDILVAADVALNGTNEVPPTPTLATGRALIRLTVDRKLYSLVTVTNAPAGDALTAAHIHRGATGANGAVLVGLCASAADFGTPKTTQLDEPTASAVKTEALYVNVHSTAFPNGLIRGQIR, from the coding sequence ATGAAGAACAAACAGATCATTGCCATTTCCACACTGGCAGTAACCGGCCTGCTTTCGTTTTCGTGCAACAAGAACGACGACCCCAACCCCGATATCATCTGGAGCATTCCGCTCAGCACCAAGTTTGAAAATCCGACCCCCGCGAACCGCACCGAAACGGGGTTGTTAACAATGCAGCTGTTCTCCAACAACGTGCTCAAGTATTCTTTCCGGGTCGAGAATCTCGCTTCCGGCGACCAGCTCACCATGGCGCATTTCCATACGGGCAATCCCGTGGTGAACGGCCCCGTGATATTACCGTTCCCGGCATTTACGGGCACCTCGGCATCCGGCGAAATAACCATCCGGGCCTCACTCGCGGATAGCCTGAAAGACAGTAAGAACGATATCTACTTCAATGTGCATTCCACCCAGTTCCCGGGCGGCCTGGTAAGAGGCACCGTGAACAGCGACATTCTCGTGGCGGCGGACGTAGCACTGAACGGCACGAACGAAGTACCGCCAACGCCCACTCTGGCCACCGGCAGGGCGCTGATCAGGCTCACGGTAGACCGGAAACTCTATTCACTCGTAACGGTCACGAATGCACCGGCAGGTGATGCCCTGACCGCCGCACACATCCACCGCGGCGCCACCGGCGCTAACGGCGCAGTGCTTGTAGGTTTGTGCGCCAGTGCGGCGGATTTCGGTACGCCGAAAACGACCCAGCTCGACGAACCGACCGCCAGCGCTGTGAAAACGGAAGCGTTATACGTGAACGTACATTCCACGGCTTTCCCCAACGGGCTTATCCGGGGGCAAATCCGCTAA
- a CDS encoding serine hydrolase domain-containing protein, with protein sequence MKTLLKHSLLAFTIAVAASSCIKDKGTTPKKFSVSKFKALLKAGILQSKETQPRGFSFVITQNGKWVDTCSGGYGYLVGDRISPMRPELEINIASVTKSITGVAALQLLKKNNLKVTDSIGPWLPAYFKAIKAVRDITFKELLTHRSGILTDATSYEAMKLLAQNGLENPAKPAFYSNMNFALFRAMIPYLYNKSFAQQTEAAMLPDSEGFENWMSQNYIAYMQKHVFTPIGIAEALCKPDGPSAMAFNEGPKLAYHQPGDWTHSSGGGGYYLSTMEMARFMAYLCHSETLLSKEQQAAMDKDLLGWDEDDSHMTIIGRSYGKGGLLVWDGGRGIQTVVVKYPNKVELAVSVNSWSGTKRQLSVIAKNAFNDAWE encoded by the coding sequence ATGAAAACGTTATTGAAACATTCGCTGTTAGCCTTCACCATTGCAGTAGCAGCATCCTCCTGTATCAAGGACAAAGGAACAACGCCCAAAAAATTCAGCGTATCGAAATTTAAAGCGTTGCTCAAAGCAGGCATCCTCCAGTCCAAGGAAACACAGCCGCGCGGTTTTTCGTTCGTGATTACCCAGAACGGCAAGTGGGTCGACACCTGCTCCGGCGGATATGGTTACCTCGTAGGGGACCGTATAAGCCCCATGCGCCCGGAGCTGGAGATCAACATTGCGAGCGTCACCAAATCCATCACCGGTGTGGCCGCGTTACAGCTGCTGAAGAAAAACAACCTGAAAGTGACGGACAGTATCGGTCCCTGGCTGCCGGCTTACTTTAAAGCCATCAAAGCCGTGCGTGACATTACTTTCAAGGAACTGCTCACACACCGCTCCGGCATCCTGACCGACGCCACCAGCTATGAAGCCATGAAACTCCTGGCCCAGAACGGGCTGGAAAACCCGGCGAAGCCCGCGTTCTATTCCAACATGAACTTCGCGCTGTTCAGGGCGATGATACCCTACCTCTACAACAAAAGTTTCGCCCAGCAAACCGAAGCCGCCATGCTGCCGGACAGCGAAGGATTCGAGAACTGGATGAGCCAGAACTATATCGCTTACATGCAAAAACATGTGTTTACACCAATCGGCATCGCGGAAGCACTTTGCAAACCTGATGGCCCCAGCGCCATGGCGTTCAACGAAGGCCCGAAGCTGGCCTATCACCAGCCCGGCGACTGGACGCATAGTTCCGGCGGCGGCGGATACTACCTCTCCACCATGGAAATGGCCCGTTTCATGGCTTATCTCTGCCATTCCGAAACGCTGCTGAGCAAAGAACAGCAGGCTGCCATGGACAAAGACCTGCTGGGCTGGGACGAAGACGATTCGCATATGACCATCATCGGCCGCTCCTACGGAAAAGGCGGGCTGCTGGTATGGGACGGCGGCCGCGGCATCCAGACCGTGGTGGTGAAATATCCCAACAAAGTAGAACTGGCCGTGTCCGTCAATTCATGGAGCGGAACCAAACGCCAGCTGTCTGTAATAGCCAAAAACGCTTTTAATGACGCGTGGGAATAG
- a CDS encoding universal stress protein — MKKILFLADAQKFNAGTLDFASFLCRLQQSSLTGVFVESTGQDPHYAVLHQDIVYGGVMVGIETPVEQLKEERIRKNIAFFENSCINRGLAFETRSISAHALEQVLLESRYADLILIDPAMCFDDISSTSPNTFVRKVLAQSECPAIIMPEHFTGLEEIIFAFDGSPSSVFAIRQFTLNFPQLAGKPVSVVTANAAKLVTAEEKQKMQDWLERYYRHVSFHTIEGESRSGLLEYVLGRENAMVIMGAYGRGTLSSFFSSSHADRLARYASKALFISHP; from the coding sequence ATGAAAAAGATACTCTTCCTGGCAGACGCGCAGAAATTCAACGCAGGCACGCTTGATTTCGCATCCTTTCTCTGCAGGCTGCAGCAGAGCTCGCTGACCGGCGTATTTGTGGAAAGCACCGGCCAGGATCCGCATTATGCCGTGCTTCACCAGGACATCGTATACGGCGGCGTGATGGTGGGTATTGAAACCCCGGTTGAACAGCTGAAGGAAGAGCGCATCCGCAAGAATATCGCCTTCTTCGAAAACAGCTGCATCAACCGTGGCCTGGCCTTTGAGACGAGGAGCATCAGCGCGCATGCGCTCGAACAGGTGCTGCTCGAAAGCCGCTATGCAGACCTGATCCTGATCGACCCGGCGATGTGCTTCGACGACATTTCCAGCACCTCTCCCAATACCTTTGTAAGAAAAGTGCTGGCGCAATCCGAATGCCCGGCCATCATCATGCCCGAACATTTCACCGGGCTGGAAGAAATCATTTTTGCCTTTGACGGCAGCCCCTCGTCCGTATTCGCCATCCGGCAATTCACGCTGAATTTCCCGCAACTGGCAGGCAAGCCCGTCTCCGTCGTAACGGCCAATGCCGCCAAGCTGGTAACGGCGGAAGAAAAACAGAAAATGCAGGACTGGCTGGAACGCTACTACCGGCACGTGTCATTCCATACCATCGAAGGCGAAAGCCGCTCCGGCCTGCTCGAATATGTACTGGGCCGGGAAAACGCCATGGTTATCATGGGCGCCTACGGCAGGGGCACCCTGTCTTCGTTCTTCTCTTCCAGCCATGCCGACCGCCTTGCCCGGTACGCGTCGAAGGCCCTCTTCATCAGTCATCCTTAA
- a CDS encoding DUF2071 domain-containing protein, translating to MHGSIDRRILVNFTADPTEIQQLLPPVFRPKLQRGLAVAGICLIRLKHLKPKGFPDFMGLNSENGAHRIAVEWEENGETKSGVYIPRRDTSSRLNAWLGGRFFPGRHYHADFDVRETADSYHVAFDSTHHTQISITARAIAQFPQDSVFDHLDQASAFFESGATGYSPNGSHELDGIQLHVYDWNVTPLEVTQVKASFFEQNGISVRFDNALLMTRAEHEWRSVRSMHIDRGHLT from the coding sequence ATGCATGGGAGCATCGATCGCCGCATACTGGTCAATTTTACGGCCGACCCCACGGAGATACAACAGCTGCTCCCTCCCGTTTTTCGCCCGAAATTACAGAGGGGACTGGCTGTGGCCGGCATCTGCCTGATAAGGCTGAAGCACCTCAAACCGAAGGGATTTCCTGATTTCATGGGTCTTAACTCCGAGAACGGTGCACACCGTATTGCCGTGGAATGGGAAGAAAACGGGGAAACAAAATCGGGTGTGTATATTCCCCGGAGAGACACTTCATCTCGTCTGAACGCGTGGCTCGGCGGGCGATTTTTCCCCGGCCGGCACTATCATGCTGATTTTGACGTGCGCGAAACCGCGGACAGTTATCATGTGGCCTTCGACAGCACCCATCATACGCAGATTTCCATCACGGCCAGGGCGATAGCGCAATTTCCGCAGGATTCTGTGTTTGATCATCTCGACCAGGCATCCGCCTTCTTTGAAAGCGGCGCCACGGGCTACTCCCCTAACGGCAGCCACGAACTCGACGGGATTCAGTTGCATGTTTATGACTGGAATGTAACACCGCTCGAAGTAACACAGGTAAAAGCCAGTTTCTTTGAGCAAAACGGCATTTCGGTGCGCTTCGACAATGCGTTGTTAATGACCCGGGCGGAGCATGAATGGAGAAGCGTCCGCTCAATGCATATCGATCGCGGCCATCTCACTTGA
- a CDS encoding heme-binding domain-containing protein has translation MSRRKKWLAGILIILAGIQFIQPVRNESGQAFSSDITGVVATPPHIAAILKAACYDCHSNNTRYPWYTYVQPAGWVLARHVAEGKEELNFHLFGTYTPRRQASKLRSIASSIKDGTMPLISYKWLHPEARLTPAQREAVLHWLEGIGKD, from the coding sequence ATGAGCCGACGGAAAAAATGGCTGGCCGGGATACTGATCATACTGGCCGGCATTCAATTCATACAGCCTGTCCGCAATGAAAGCGGGCAGGCATTTTCGTCAGACATTACCGGGGTTGTGGCAACACCTCCCCACATCGCCGCCATACTGAAAGCCGCCTGCTACGATTGCCACAGCAATAACACCCGTTACCCCTGGTATACCTATGTTCAACCGGCGGGCTGGGTCCTCGCCCGGCATGTTGCGGAAGGAAAGGAGGAGTTGAACTTCCACCTGTTTGGAACATATACGCCCCGCAGGCAGGCATCAAAACTCCGTTCTATCGCGAGCAGTATAAAAGACGGCACAATGCCGTTGATTTCGTACAAATGGCTGCACCCGGAAGCAAGGCTCACCCCGGCACAGCGCGAGGCCGTTCTGCATTGGCTGGAAGGGATTGGGAAAGATTGA
- a CDS encoding DUF3347 domain-containing protein, with protein sequence MKHLVLIAATVGISLAACNNNKPAGNTDSTQTVAGTPAAPAVSPVKEIVSGYLQIKNALAADNASDAAAAGKTLAAAFGSIDASTIPAEHKTLYTEIEGNAKEHAEHIGDNAGNIKHQREHFEMLSKDVYDLVKAMGAGQPLYYDFCPMYNDNKGGSWLSETQEIKNPYFGSSMLTCGSVKEELK encoded by the coding sequence ATGAAACATCTTGTTTTGATCGCCGCCACCGTTGGCATTTCCCTGGCCGCCTGCAACAATAACAAACCGGCCGGCAACACCGACAGCACGCAGACAGTCGCGGGTACCCCGGCGGCGCCGGCAGTTTCGCCTGTGAAAGAAATCGTATCCGGTTACCTGCAGATCAAAAATGCACTGGCCGCGGATAACGCCAGCGATGCGGCCGCCGCCGGCAAAACTTTGGCGGCAGCATTCGGCAGCATCGACGCATCCACCATCCCGGCGGAGCACAAGACACTGTACACCGAAATCGAAGGCAATGCCAAAGAGCACGCAGAACACATCGGCGATAACGCGGGCAATATCAAACACCAGCGCGAACATTTCGAAATGCTCAGCAAGGATGTGTACGACCTCGTGAAAGCCATGGGCGCCGGCCAGCCATTGTATTACGATTTCTGCCCGATGTACAACGACAACAAGGGCGGCAGCTGGCTGAGCGAAACGCAGGAGATTAAAAACCCTTATTTCGGCAGCTCCATGCTGACCTGCGGTTCAGTGAAAGAGGAACTGAAATGA
- a CDS encoding response regulator transcription factor, whose protein sequence is MTYSIVIVDDHLLIAKAIATIVEGFRDFEVLYEAENGQALTARFAQPRNIPDIVLLDITMPLMDGFETASWLKEHHPEVLVMALSVQDDEDALIRMIKHGARGYLHKNVHPTELEKALYTLVNKGMYFPDWATSKVFRTIAEPRDETRLTHKLSQREIEFLQFAATELTYKEIGEKMFCSPRTVESYRDSLFEKLGLKTRVGLVMYAVKNGLVKL, encoded by the coding sequence ATGACTTACAGCATCGTTATCGTAGACGACCACCTGCTGATCGCAAAAGCCATCGCTACCATCGTGGAAGGTTTTCGCGACTTCGAAGTACTGTACGAAGCCGAAAACGGGCAGGCGCTTACAGCACGCTTCGCACAGCCCCGCAACATCCCCGACATCGTGCTGCTCGACATCACCATGCCGCTGATGGACGGTTTTGAAACCGCTTCCTGGCTAAAGGAACATCACCCCGAAGTACTGGTCATGGCCCTCTCTGTGCAGGACGATGAAGACGCCCTTATCCGCATGATCAAACACGGCGCAAGAGGTTACCTTCATAAAAACGTGCACCCCACCGAACTGGAAAAAGCCCTGTACACCCTCGTCAACAAAGGCATGTACTTCCCCGATTGGGCCACCAGCAAAGTATTCCGAACCATCGCAGAGCCCCGCGACGAAACGCGCCTCACGCACAAGCTCAGCCAGCGGGAAATTGAATTCCTGCAATTCGCCGCCACGGAACTGACATACAAAGAGATCGGCGAGAAGATGTTCTGCAGCCCGCGCACCGTGGAGAGTTACCGCGACAGTCTCTTCGAAAAGCTCGGCCTCAAAACCCGGGTAGGCCTGGTGATGTATGCGGTGAAGAACGGATTGGTGAAATTATAG
- a CDS encoding TCR/Tet family MFS transporter yields the protein MQTTNKKAALGFIFVTLLIDIMGWGLIIPVMADLIVELKGVPLNEASTYGAWLLLAFAATQFAFAPVIGNLSDRYGRRPILLLSLLGFGIDYIILALSPTYGWLFAGRIIAGITGASFTTATAYIADISPDETTRAKNFGLVGAAFGLGFVLGPALGGLLGTLGIRAPFYAAAALCLFNCLFGYFMLPESLSKENRRPFEWVRANPFGSLKFLTKHPEIGGLTISFFLIYLASQAVNANWNFFTQYRFGWSEKMVGISLAVVGVLVGAVQGGLTRVVVPKIGNEKSIYAGLTLYAIGMALFAFATEGWMMFAFLVPYCLGGICGPSLQSVISGHVPSNQQGELQGALTSLMSLTTVIGPPVMNGSFAYFTSKSAPFYFPGVHFLIGAVCMLLSIFIIARIFNQEKKTKPELLKVIKGSSVADTPVH from the coding sequence ATGCAAACCACTAACAAAAAAGCAGCGCTCGGCTTTATTTTCGTTACCCTGTTGATAGACATCATGGGCTGGGGCCTGATCATCCCGGTAATGGCCGATCTGATCGTTGAGTTGAAAGGCGTTCCGCTAAATGAGGCCAGTACTTACGGGGCGTGGCTGCTGCTCGCCTTTGCCGCCACCCAGTTCGCCTTCGCGCCGGTGATCGGTAACCTGAGCGACCGGTACGGCCGTCGCCCGATCCTGCTGTTGTCGCTGCTGGGTTTCGGGATCGACTACATCATTCTCGCCCTGTCGCCCACCTACGGATGGCTGTTCGCCGGCCGCATTATTGCCGGCATTACAGGCGCCAGTTTTACGACCGCCACCGCCTACATCGCAGATATCAGCCCTGACGAAACCACCCGCGCCAAAAACTTTGGCCTGGTGGGTGCGGCCTTCGGGCTCGGGTTCGTGTTGGGCCCCGCATTGGGCGGGTTGCTGGGCACACTGGGCATCAGGGCGCCGTTTTATGCCGCGGCAGCATTGTGTCTCTTCAATTGCCTGTTCGGTTACTTTATGCTGCCGGAGTCATTGAGCAAAGAGAACCGCCGGCCATTCGAGTGGGTAAGGGCCAATCCCTTCGGTTCCCTGAAATTCCTGACGAAGCATCCTGAAATAGGCGGGCTCACCATCAGCTTCTTCCTCATTTATCTCGCCAGCCAGGCGGTGAACGCCAACTGGAACTTTTTCACCCAGTACCGCTTCGGCTGGAGCGAGAAAATGGTGGGCATATCGCTGGCCGTTGTAGGCGTGCTGGTGGGTGCGGTACAGGGCGGACTCACCCGGGTGGTGGTTCCCAAAATCGGGAATGAAAAGAGCATCTACGCCGGGTTGACTTTATACGCGATCGGTATGGCATTGTTCGCCTTCGCCACGGAAGGCTGGATGATGTTCGCCTTCCTGGTCCCCTATTGCCTTGGCGGTATTTGCGGTCCTTCTTTGCAATCCGTTATTTCCGGTCATGTGCCATCCAACCAGCAGGGCGAGCTGCAGGGAGCGCTGACCAGCCTGATGAGTCTCACCACGGTGATAGGCCCGCCGGTCATGAACGGCTCGTTTGCCTATTTCACATCGAAGTCCGCGCCGTTCTATTTCCCCGGCGTGCATTTTCTCATCGGTGCGGTATGCATGCTGCTCAGTATCTTTATCATTGCCAGGATATTCAACCAGGAAAAGAAAACAAAACCGGAACTGCTGAAGGTAATCAAAGGCAGCAGCGTAGCGGATACCCCGGTTCACTGA
- a CDS encoding sensor histidine kinase, translating to MEQAEMTIFIILANLVVLIFVAGTIIFIYQFRQKRMKHDMEKAGLRERHQLELLNTQLAVQHETMQHIGSEIHDSVGQKLTLAVLYARQLVQGRQFPELEEKVERIGDIVNESLEELRQLSRTLNNPALSQNDLVALLQQECRQVNAAGICHASLEVNTPTIHVAASVKNMLFRIVQEFMQNSLKHAQCKRIHIGVQLADGLLIEATDDGRGFDTSQPPRGIGLDNMKRRALQIGAVLGLQSSPGNGTRLTLQLPADKMEPASK from the coding sequence ATGGAGCAGGCAGAAATGACCATATTCATTATCCTCGCCAACCTGGTGGTGCTCATCTTTGTGGCCGGCACCATTATTTTCATCTACCAGTTCCGGCAGAAAAGAATGAAACACGATATGGAAAAAGCGGGCCTCCGCGAACGGCATCAGCTCGAACTGCTGAACACCCAACTGGCGGTGCAGCATGAAACCATGCAGCATATAGGGAGCGAGATACACGACAGCGTAGGGCAGAAACTGACGCTGGCCGTACTTTACGCCCGCCAGCTGGTGCAGGGCCGGCAGTTCCCGGAACTGGAAGAAAAGGTGGAACGGATCGGCGACATTGTCAATGAGTCGCTGGAAGAATTGCGCCAGCTTTCCCGCACGCTCAACAACCCGGCGCTGTCGCAAAACGACCTGGTGGCACTCCTGCAGCAGGAATGCAGGCAGGTGAACGCAGCCGGCATCTGCCACGCTTCGCTCGAGGTGAATACCCCAACTATCCATGTGGCGGCATCCGTCAAAAACATGCTCTTCCGCATCGTGCAGGAGTTTATGCAAAACAGCCTCAAACATGCGCAGTGCAAACGGATCCATATCGGTGTGCAGCTGGCTGACGGCCTGCTCATCGAAGCCACGGACGACGGCAGGGGATTCGACACCAGCCAGCCGCCGCGCGGCATCGGCCTCGACAATATGAAACGCAGGGCGCTGCAAATCGGCGCCGTACTGGGGCTGCAAAGCAGTCCGGGCAACGGCACCCGCCTTACCCTGCAATTACCAGCAGACAAAATGGAACCCGCTTCAAAATGA
- a CDS encoding c-type cytochrome: protein MRGLSLIVILLSILACGTSKKELHPEWNTLHFGAFKIKAPPGWQIFRKNGADSYVGGLAKGLDTLWFDYGLYGVDLEEEIPVPLRFARDTVNGLIAHITIPENAGRDYISMVVPRVRKDTRFTIYGKGTLPVDTILRIFKSVTFETSDTTVNPALSPTKFSTMEQSGKSLLRANCLSCHSTKKHLTGPPLGDILLRRSDAWICGYLRNGLPEDSLRRRRELNDGLSCARFPHLSCDEIALMLEYIRDL from the coding sequence ATGCGAGGATTATCCCTTATCGTGATTTTATTATCCATACTGGCCTGCGGTACTTCAAAAAAAGAATTGCACCCTGAGTGGAACACCCTTCATTTCGGTGCGTTTAAAATAAAAGCACCGCCCGGCTGGCAAATTTTCAGGAAAAATGGAGCCGACAGTTACGTGGGAGGCCTGGCCAAAGGGCTGGACACTTTATGGTTCGATTATGGCCTGTATGGTGTGGATCTCGAGGAAGAAATACCGGTGCCGCTCCGGTTTGCCCGCGATACCGTGAACGGATTGATCGCCCATATTACCATTCCCGAAAATGCCGGCCGGGATTATATTTCGATGGTCGTGCCGCGCGTCAGGAAAGACACCAGGTTTACGATTTACGGGAAAGGCACTTTGCCGGTGGATACTATCCTCCGGATTTTTAAATCGGTCACTTTTGAAACAAGCGATACCACTGTGAACCCGGCACTCAGCCCGACCAAATTTTCAACAATGGAACAATCCGGCAAATCATTACTGAGGGCTAACTGCCTGAGCTGTCATTCTACAAAAAAACATCTCACCGGTCCCCCGTTGGGCGATATCCTGCTACGCAGGAGCGATGCCTGGATCTGCGGGTACCTGCGGAACGGTCTTCCGGAAGACAGTCTCCGGCGGCGGCGGGAACTTAATGACGGGCTCAGTTGTGCCCGCTTCCCCCATCTGAGCTGCGATGAAATAGCCCTGATGCTGGAATACATCCGCGACCTCTAA
- a CDS encoding SRPBCC family protein, with protein sequence MEQHYAAGISVNAPAQQVFDQICNVPAWWAANVRGSASRLHSTFTVTLRDTYVDFKVEEFNPCERIVWRVTDCHLHWLGNKKEWQGTALVWDIRRQQDTTAISMTHQGLTPALACYNDCKAGWDFYIHESLLQLIATREGHPDGRRCT encoded by the coding sequence ATGGAACAACATTATGCCGCCGGCATCTCCGTCAACGCTCCCGCCCAACAGGTATTCGACCAGATCTGCAACGTGCCGGCCTGGTGGGCGGCTAACGTCAGGGGGAGCGCATCCCGGCTCCACAGCACCTTTACGGTAACATTACGGGACACCTACGTGGACTTTAAGGTCGAAGAGTTCAATCCATGCGAAAGAATCGTGTGGCGCGTGACCGATTGCCACCTCCATTGGCTCGGCAACAAAAAGGAATGGCAGGGCACCGCACTGGTCTGGGATATCCGCCGGCAACAGGATACTACGGCCATTTCCATGACGCACCAGGGCCTGACGCCCGCGTTGGCCTGCTATAACGATTGTAAGGCAGGATGGGATTTTTACATCCACGAGAGTTTGCTGCAGCTGATCGCCACCCGCGAAGGGCATCCCGATGGGCGCCGGTGCACCTGA
- a CDS encoding PepSY-like domain-containing protein gives MKMLMLLAVLLTGSAALAQDVPASQVPASITKAFRAKFPRTTGLDWEKKGNLYEADFDVNMVDHKALFDETGKLVAFKRDIRNADLPAAVKKTIQADYKDYRIDDVQRLERNGEVYYQVELDGKPGDQKLVFTKDGKVDSTQQYW, from the coding sequence ATGAAAATGTTGATGCTGCTGGCCGTGCTGCTGACAGGCAGCGCCGCGTTAGCCCAGGATGTGCCCGCCAGCCAGGTGCCTGCCTCCATTACAAAAGCGTTCAGGGCCAAATTCCCCCGAACAACGGGGCTCGACTGGGAGAAAAAAGGCAACCTGTACGAAGCGGATTTTGACGTAAACATGGTAGACCACAAAGCCCTCTTCGACGAAACCGGCAAACTGGTAGCGTTCAAGCGGGATATCCGTAATGCGGACCTGCCTGCGGCGGTGAAAAAGACCATCCAGGCCGATTACAAAGACTACCGGATCGATGATGTACAACGGCTGGAAAGAAACGGTGAGGTGTATTACCAGGTAGAGCTGGACGGTAAACCAGGCGACCAGAAACTGGTATTTACCAAAGACGGCAAAGTAGACAGTACACAACAATACTGGTAA
- a CDS encoding helix-turn-helix domain-containing protein, producing MELTFRHTAIHPRLRGYIDRIYVLECDRRIPRPDLKMIVPNGCVRLMLPFRNSLSAQREGRCKIAGTHRLALVGVCDLPFTVDVLSDAPSGIIGIEFSPGGAYRFFNVKQCELKNQVLQLEDVWGKLARHLEERAGHAPGAEEKIRLLQEVLAGMLRDDRDNVFDYCIDRINTSAGRVSIRELEAETGYGSRWLNMKFAEKLGVSPKGLCAITRFQAVFQALANHPHTILDNRQFYHLYYDQAHFIREFKRFTGWPPSRFESSAGDFGKMFYRS from the coding sequence ATGGAATTAACTTTCAGACATACCGCCATTCATCCCCGGCTCAGGGGTTATATCGACCGGATATATGTACTGGAGTGCGACCGCCGTATTCCCCGCCCCGATCTTAAAATGATTGTGCCGAACGGCTGCGTCCGGCTGATGCTCCCGTTCCGGAACAGCTTGTCGGCGCAACGCGAAGGGCGTTGCAAAATTGCCGGAACGCACCGCCTTGCGCTCGTGGGCGTCTGCGATCTGCCGTTTACGGTGGACGTGTTATCAGATGCGCCTTCGGGGATCATCGGCATTGAATTCAGCCCGGGAGGCGCTTACCGGTTCTTTAACGTCAAACAGTGCGAACTGAAAAACCAGGTGTTGCAGCTGGAAGATGTCTGGGGGAAACTTGCCCGCCACCTGGAAGAAAGAGCCGGCCATGCGCCGGGGGCCGAAGAAAAGATCCGGCTACTGCAGGAGGTGCTGGCAGGCATGCTGCGGGACGACCGGGACAATGTTTTCGATTATTGCATAGACCGCATCAACACCTCCGCCGGGCGCGTCAGCATCCGGGAGCTGGAGGCGGAAACCGGGTACGGCAGCCGGTGGCTGAATATGAAATTTGCCGAAAAGCTGGGTGTCAGCCCCAAGGGCCTTTGTGCCATTACCCGCTTCCAGGCGGTATTCCAGGCCCTCGCCAATCATCCGCACACCATCCTTGACAACAGGCAGTTTTATCACCTGTATTACGACCAGGCGCATTTCATCAGGGAGTTCAAACGTTTCACCGGCTGGCCGCCATCGCGGTTCGAAAGCAGCGCGGGCGATTTCGGGAAGATGTTTTACCGTTCCTGA